A single genomic interval of Nonomuraea rubra harbors:
- a CDS encoding RNA polymerase subunit sigma-70, translating into MGDESEAVAAVREGGQAAFGELVEGHRHELRVHCYRMLGSYTDADDMVQETMMRAWRRRETFEGRSTLRAWLYRIATNACLDLLSGPARSREITVGVGGESRSPFAEVPWLQPYPDRLLDLAAPGEGTPDAVAVERETIELAYLAAIQHLPPRQRAVLILRDVAGWSAEETSQALELSVAAVKSALQRARATLRMHLPARRSQWGPATAPNEQERAVLRRYMEASVEGDLSALAELLREDARQTMPPDSQVFDGRAAILDMWRPVMIGPEAWGEWKALATSANRQPAVANYVRRPGEARYTAVNLDVLRVEDGLIAEITTFGAELHAAFGLPREL; encoded by the coding sequence GTGGGCGACGAGAGCGAGGCCGTTGCGGCCGTCAGGGAGGGCGGGCAGGCCGCGTTCGGGGAGCTGGTCGAGGGGCACCGGCACGAGCTGCGGGTGCACTGCTACCGGATGCTGGGCTCCTACACCGACGCCGACGACATGGTCCAGGAGACCATGATGCGGGCCTGGCGGCGGCGGGAGACGTTCGAGGGCCGCTCCACGCTGCGGGCCTGGCTCTACCGCATCGCCACCAACGCCTGCCTGGACCTGCTGTCCGGGCCCGCGCGCTCCCGCGAGATCACGGTGGGCGTGGGCGGCGAGTCCCGATCGCCGTTCGCGGAGGTGCCGTGGCTGCAGCCGTACCCGGACCGGCTGCTCGACCTGGCCGCGCCGGGGGAGGGCACGCCGGACGCGGTGGCGGTGGAGCGGGAGACGATCGAGCTGGCCTACCTGGCCGCGATCCAGCACCTGCCGCCGCGCCAGCGGGCGGTGCTGATCCTGCGGGACGTGGCCGGCTGGTCGGCCGAGGAGACCTCGCAGGCGCTGGAACTGAGCGTGGCGGCCGTCAAGAGCGCGCTGCAGCGGGCCCGCGCCACGCTGCGCATGCACCTGCCCGCCCGGCGCTCGCAGTGGGGCCCCGCCACGGCGCCGAACGAGCAGGAGCGGGCCGTCCTGCGCCGCTACATGGAGGCGTCCGTGGAGGGCGACCTGTCGGCCCTGGCCGAGCTGCTGCGCGAGGACGCCCGGCAGACGATGCCGCCGGACTCCCAGGTGTTCGACGGCCGGGCGGCCATCCTCGACATGTGGCGGCCCGTCATGATCGGCCCCGAGGCGTGGGGCGAGTGGAAGGCGCTGGCCACGAGCGCCAACCGGCAGCCGGCCGTCGCCAACTACGTCCGCCGCCCCGGCGAGGCCCGCTACACCGCCGTCAACCTCGACGTGCTCCGCGTCGAGGACGGCCTGATCGCCGAGATCACCACGTTCGGCGCCGAGCTGCACGCCGCCTTCGGCCTGCCCCGCGAACTCTGA
- a CDS encoding HIT family protein: MHDQAGAGSPDNFERLWTPHRMAYIKGENKPTGTGPGDGCPFDAIPKMSDEDGLIVKRGETVYAVLNLYPYNSGHLMVVPYRHVSDYDELDEAEVAELGAFTQRSLRALRKASGAQGFNVGMNLGHVAGAGIAAHLHQHVVPRWGGDTNFMPVVARTKVLPQLLRDTRQLLADAWD, from the coding sequence ATGCACGATCAGGCAGGGGCCGGGTCCCCCGACAACTTCGAGCGGCTGTGGACCCCGCATCGCATGGCCTACATCAAGGGCGAGAACAAGCCGACCGGCACGGGCCCCGGCGACGGCTGCCCGTTCGACGCCATCCCCAAGATGAGCGACGAGGACGGCCTGATCGTGAAGCGGGGGGAGACGGTCTACGCCGTGCTCAACCTGTACCCGTACAACTCGGGCCACCTGATGGTCGTGCCCTATCGCCACGTGTCCGACTACGACGAGCTCGACGAGGCCGAGGTGGCCGAGCTGGGCGCGTTCACGCAGCGGTCGCTGCGGGCGCTGCGCAAGGCCAGCGGCGCGCAGGGCTTCAACGTCGGCATGAACCTCGGCCACGTCGCGGGCGCGGGCATCGCCGCCCACCTGCACCAGCACGTGGTGCCCCGGTGGGGCGGCGACACCAACTTCATGCCGGTCGTCGCCCGGACGAAGGTGCTGCCGCAGCTACTTCGCGACACCCGCCAGCTGCTCGCCGACGCCTGGGACTGA
- a CDS encoding TM2 domain-containing protein: MQKSWIVAVLLCFFLGVIGVHRFYVGKVGTGILMIVTLGGFGLWVLIDFIMILIGKFSDKQGQPLAK, translated from the coding sequence ATGCAAAAGTCGTGGATCGTCGCTGTCTTACTGTGCTTCTTCCTCGGCGTGATCGGCGTGCACCGCTTCTACGTAGGGAAGGTGGGGACGGGCATCCTCATGATCGTCACCCTTGGCGGCTTCGGCCTCTGGGTGCTGATCGACTTCATCATGATCCTCATCGGGAAGTTCTCCGACAAGCAGGGTCAGCCGCTGGCCAAGTAG
- a CDS encoding glycoside hydrolase family 25 protein, translating into MLQGIDVSNWQGTVDWAGHAEAGVAFAFAKATEGGDWTDKWFARNWNGMRESWIVCGAYHFGRPKGDPIEQARHFLGVIRSAGGLRRGDLIALDLETNDGLRPEQVARYARRWCHHVERHCGVRPFIYTFQAFARGGHCAGLAEHPLWIASPESPRGNPPVPGPWRDWTIHQYANSPIDRNVFHGTRQELTKLGFHPR; encoded by the coding sequence GTGCTACAAGGCATCGATGTGTCGAACTGGCAGGGCACCGTCGACTGGGCCGGCCATGCGGAGGCGGGGGTGGCCTTCGCCTTCGCCAAGGCGACCGAGGGCGGCGACTGGACCGACAAGTGGTTCGCGCGTAACTGGAACGGCATGCGCGAGAGCTGGATCGTCTGCGGCGCCTACCACTTCGGCAGGCCCAAGGGCGACCCCATCGAGCAGGCACGGCACTTCCTGGGCGTGATCAGGTCGGCGGGCGGGCTGCGCCGCGGCGACCTGATCGCGCTCGACCTCGAGACCAACGACGGCCTGCGCCCCGAGCAGGTCGCCAGGTACGCCCGCCGCTGGTGCCACCACGTCGAGCGGCACTGCGGGGTGCGGCCGTTCATCTACACCTTCCAGGCGTTCGCGCGTGGCGGGCACTGCGCGGGGCTGGCCGAACACCCCCTCTGGATCGCCAGCCCGGAGAGCCCGCGCGGCAACCCGCCAGTGCCCGGGCCCTGGCGCGACTGGACCATCCACCAGTACGCCAACAGCCCCATCGACCGCAACGTCTTCCACGGCACCCGGCAGGAGCTGACAAAGCTGGGGTTTCACCCGCGATAG
- a CDS encoding branched-chain amino acid transaminase, which produces MEEAKFIWMDGELVPWGEARVHVLSHALHYGTAVLEGTRAFETREGPAVFRLDDHLRRLVASARIIGLAMPYTLDELREATLRTVAANGRPSCYIRHLAHRGYGEMGIAARGCPTTVSIATWEWGALLGSGVRLMTSSWRRNDHTVVPTAAKATGPYLNSVLAKQEALDAGYDEAVLLNPAGYVSECTGANLFVVRDGVLATPPDSAGALAGLTQDTVERLAGDLGVPAVRRELMRSDLYTADEVFLCGTAAGVVHVSSVDRRELGAGPGPVTARLADAYDAVVHGRDERYRHWLTPVAS; this is translated from the coding sequence GTGGAGGAGGCCAAGTTCATCTGGATGGACGGGGAGCTCGTGCCGTGGGGCGAGGCCCGGGTGCACGTGCTGTCGCACGCCCTGCACTACGGCACGGCCGTCCTCGAGGGCACCAGGGCGTTCGAGACGCGGGAGGGGCCCGCCGTGTTCCGGCTGGACGACCACCTGCGGCGGCTGGTGGCCAGCGCGCGGATCATCGGGCTGGCGATGCCGTACACGCTGGACGAGCTGCGCGAGGCCACGCTGCGGACGGTCGCCGCCAACGGCCGCCCGTCCTGCTACATCCGCCACCTCGCGCATCGCGGCTACGGCGAGATGGGCATCGCGGCGCGCGGCTGCCCGACCACCGTGTCCATCGCCACCTGGGAGTGGGGTGCGCTGCTCGGCTCCGGCGTCCGGCTGATGACCAGCTCCTGGCGGCGCAACGACCACACGGTCGTGCCCACGGCCGCCAAGGCCACCGGCCCCTACCTGAACTCCGTCCTGGCCAAGCAGGAGGCGCTCGACGCCGGCTACGACGAGGCCGTGCTGCTGAACCCGGCCGGCTACGTCAGCGAGTGCACCGGGGCGAACCTCTTCGTCGTCCGCGACGGGGTGCTCGCCACGCCGCCCGACAGCGCGGGCGCGCTGGCGGGGCTCACCCAGGACACCGTGGAGCGGCTGGCCGGCGACCTCGGCGTGCCCGCGGTCAGGCGCGAGCTGATGCGTTCGGACCTCTACACCGCCGACGAGGTCTTCCTGTGCGGTACGGCCGCCGGCGTCGTGCACGTGTCCTCGGTCGACCGCCGGGAGCTCGGCGCCGGGCCGGGACCGGTGACGGCCAGGCTGGCGGACGCGTACGACGCCGTCGTGCACGGCAGGGACGAGCGCTACCGCCACTGGCTCACCCCGGTGGCCTCCTGA
- a CDS encoding Asp23/Gls24 family envelope stress response protein, whose amino-acid sequence MSEALAEQSESSAEEPTPSPPSYIEAPTAGAVVKGRIKVADEVVEKVAALAALEVAGVADLGGDLARAFESVRDRIGIGSRRGNQGVSAQIQDRQVAVSLTIVVEYGHVVMDVASEVKTNVARTVSRMLGMRVMEVNVTVDDVRLPGEGRAAARGPAEDLDEEGEPG is encoded by the coding sequence ATGAGTGAAGCCTTAGCCGAGCAGTCCGAATCGTCCGCCGAGGAGCCCACCCCCTCGCCGCCGTCGTACATCGAGGCGCCCACCGCCGGAGCGGTGGTGAAGGGCCGGATCAAGGTCGCCGACGAGGTGGTCGAGAAGGTCGCCGCGCTGGCCGCGCTGGAGGTGGCCGGGGTCGCCGACCTGGGCGGCGACCTGGCGCGGGCCTTCGAGTCCGTACGCGACCGCATCGGCATCGGCTCGCGCCGCGGCAACCAGGGCGTCAGCGCGCAGATCCAGGACCGCCAGGTGGCGGTGAGCCTGACGATCGTGGTCGAGTACGGCCACGTCGTCATGGACGTCGCCTCCGAGGTCAAGACGAACGTGGCCAGGACCGTCAGCCGGATGCTCGGCATGCGCGTCATGGAGGTGAACGTCACCGTGGACGACGTCCGGCTCCCCGGCGAGGGCCGGGCCGCGGCCCGGGGCCCCGCCGAGGACCTCGACGAGGAGGGGGAGCCGGGCTGA
- the thrS gene encoding threonine--tRNA ligase: MSAELRITLAGAERVVAAGTTAGEALEADGRTVIAARVNGEARDLAHQVAGGDVVEPIEISSEEGRAIVRHSTAHVMAQAVQELFPEAKLGIGPPVENGFYYDFDVPQAFHPDDLKRIEKRMREIVKQGQLFSRRPVGDDEAREELAAEPYKLELIGLKGGAADEESVEVGAGQLTIYDNLDAKTGELCWKDLCRGPHVPSTRSIPAFKLMRSGGAYWRGSEKNPQLQRIYGTAWESRDKQDEYLKLLEEAEKRDHRKLGAELDLFSFPPELGSGLPIFHPKGGIIRKEMEDYMRRRQAEAGYEFVNTPHLTKSSLFETSGHLPWYAEDMFPPFELEGIEYRVKPMNCPMHNLIYRARGRSYRELPLRLCEFGSVYRYEKSGVVHGLTRVRGMTQDDAHIYAAREQMADEIKSLLRFVLSVLRDFGLEDFYLELSTRDDSEKFIGDPAEWEEATDALRQVATESGLTLKDDPGGAAFYGPKISVQAKDAIGRTWQLSTIQLDLNQPKRFGLEYQAADGSRQTPVMIHRALFGSVERFLGVLTEHYAGAFPPWLAPVQVVGIPIAEAHVPYLQDVAKRLRAAGIRVEVDTADDRMQKKIRNAQKAKVPFMLLAGDDDIANGAVSFRYRSGEQKNGVPVEEAIGEIVSAVERRVQV; the protein is encoded by the coding sequence GTGTCAGCCGAGCTACGCATCACCCTCGCCGGAGCCGAGCGTGTGGTCGCGGCCGGCACGACGGCCGGGGAGGCGCTGGAGGCCGACGGCCGCACCGTCATCGCCGCCAGGGTCAACGGCGAGGCCCGCGACCTGGCCCACCAGGTGGCCGGCGGCGACGTCGTCGAGCCGATCGAGATCTCCAGCGAGGAGGGCCGGGCGATCGTCAGGCACTCCACCGCGCACGTCATGGCGCAGGCGGTGCAGGAGCTGTTCCCCGAGGCCAAGCTGGGCATCGGGCCGCCCGTCGAGAACGGGTTCTACTACGACTTCGACGTCCCGCAGGCGTTCCACCCCGATGACCTCAAGCGCATCGAGAAGCGCATGCGCGAGATCGTCAAGCAGGGGCAGCTCTTCTCCCGCCGCCCGGTCGGCGACGACGAGGCACGCGAGGAGCTGGCGGCGGAGCCGTACAAGCTGGAGCTGATCGGGCTCAAGGGCGGCGCCGCCGACGAGGAGAGCGTCGAGGTGGGGGCCGGCCAGCTCACCATCTACGACAACCTCGACGCCAAGACCGGCGAGCTGTGCTGGAAGGACCTGTGCCGGGGCCCGCACGTGCCCTCCACCCGGTCCATCCCCGCCTTCAAGCTGATGCGCTCCGGCGGCGCCTACTGGCGCGGCAGCGAGAAGAACCCGCAGCTCCAGCGCATCTACGGCACCGCGTGGGAGTCCCGCGACAAGCAGGACGAGTACCTCAAGCTGCTCGAAGAGGCCGAGAAGCGCGACCACCGCAAGCTGGGCGCCGAGCTCGACCTGTTCAGCTTCCCGCCGGAGCTGGGCAGCGGCCTGCCGATCTTCCATCCCAAGGGCGGGATCATCCGCAAGGAGATGGAAGACTACATGCGCAGGCGGCAGGCCGAGGCGGGCTACGAGTTCGTCAACACGCCGCACCTCACCAAGAGCTCGCTCTTCGAGACCTCCGGCCACCTGCCGTGGTACGCCGAGGACATGTTCCCGCCCTTCGAGCTGGAGGGCATCGAGTACCGCGTCAAGCCGATGAACTGCCCGATGCACAACCTGATCTACCGGGCGCGCGGGCGTTCCTACCGCGAGCTGCCGCTGCGGCTGTGCGAGTTCGGCTCGGTCTACCGCTACGAGAAGTCCGGCGTGGTGCACGGCCTCACCCGGGTGCGCGGCATGACGCAGGACGACGCGCACATCTACGCCGCCCGCGAGCAGATGGCCGACGAGATCAAGTCGCTGCTGCGGTTCGTGCTGAGCGTGCTGCGTGACTTCGGCCTGGAGGACTTCTACCTGGAGCTGTCCACCCGCGACGACTCCGAGAAGTTCATCGGCGACCCCGCCGAATGGGAGGAGGCGACCGACGCGCTGCGCCAGGTCGCCACCGAGTCCGGCCTGACGCTCAAGGACGACCCGGGCGGCGCGGCCTTCTACGGCCCCAAGATCTCGGTGCAGGCCAAGGACGCCATCGGGCGCACCTGGCAGCTGTCCACCATCCAGCTCGACCTCAACCAGCCCAAGCGGTTCGGCCTCGAATACCAGGCGGCCGACGGCTCGCGGCAGACCCCGGTCATGATCCACCGGGCGCTGTTCGGCTCCGTCGAGCGGTTCCTCGGCGTGCTCACCGAGCACTACGCCGGCGCCTTCCCGCCCTGGCTGGCCCCGGTGCAGGTGGTGGGCATCCCGATCGCCGAGGCCCACGTGCCCTACCTGCAGGACGTCGCCAAGAGGCTGCGCGCCGCCGGGATCCGCGTCGAGGTCGACACGGCCGACGACCGGATGCAGAAGAAGATCCGCAACGCGCAGAAGGCCAAGGTGCCCTTCATGCTGCTGGCCGGCGACGACGACATCGCCAACGGCGCGGTGTCCTTCCGCTACCGCAGCGGCGAGCAGAAGAACGGCGTGCCCGTGGAGGAGGCGATCGGCGAGATCGTCAGCGCCGTGGAGCGCCGCGTCCAGGTCTGA